The segment GCCTGATGCGGGTAGTGACCTGCAGGCGGTTATGCTCAAGGCTACTTACAACGAGGCTGACCAGCAGTGGTACCTCAACGGTGTCAAGCGCTTTATCACCAATGGCGACTCCAATATCCACCTCGTACTGGCACGTAGTGAGGAGGGGACCAAGGATGCACGTGGCCTCTCCATGTTTATCTATGATGCTAAGAAGGGGGGCGTGACCGTCCGCCGCATAGAGAACAAGATGGGTATCAAGGGGGTCCCCACCTGCGAGCTTGTCTTTAAGGATGCTCCTGCCGAGCTATGTGGTGAGCGACGTTTAGGACTCATTCGCTACGTTATGTCTCTGATGAATGGCGCTCGTCTAGGCATCATGGCGCAAGCGGTCGGTATCTCTGAGGCTGCCTATCGTGAGGCTAAGGCTTATGCAGCCGACCGTCATCAGTATGGACACGCCATCGACAGGTTCCCCGCTGTCTATGAGATGCTAGCCCTCATACGTGCTAAGGCTGATGCGACCCGTGCGCATCTCTACGAGACGAGCCGCTTCGTAGATATGTACAAGGCTTACGACGACATAGCTCGTGAGCGCAAGCTGACCCCCGAGGAGCGCAAGGAGCAGAAGTACTACAGTCGCTTGGCCGACGCTTATACGCCTATCGGCAAAGGTATGAGTACCGAGCTAGCCAACCAAAATGTCTACGACTGCATCCAGATCTATGGTGGATCAGGCTATATGAAGGACTACACCTGCGAGCGTCTCTATCGTGACGTGCGTATCACCAACATCTACGAGGGTACCACGCAGCTACAAGTCGTAGCGGCTATCCGCCACGTCACCACCGGCACATACTTCGCACGCCTAGAGGAGTACCAGCAGGTAGCTGTCTCGCCCGAGTGGCAAGAGACGAAGAAGCTACTAGCATCCTGGATAGAGCGTGCTAAGGCATGCACCGAGCTGGTCACCGAAGCTAAGGATCAGACCCTCCTCGACTACCACGCTCGTCGTCTCGTCGAGATGTGTGGGCACTGCATCTTCGCACACCTGCTACTCATCGCAGCGCAGGATCGTCCCGACCTCTACGAGCACTCCACACACGTATATATACAGTACGCTAGTGGGGAGATGGACAAGTGCGAGGGACAGATACGTCGCTTCGATCCCAAGCAGCTCCAGCACTACGCTGTGCAGACCTCTACACCCGCTGAGGCGTAGCGGGTCACAGACGAGTAACCCTTTGTAGGGACGCACGGCTCGTGCGTCCGTCCCCGTCAAAACCACGATTCTGTAACCTTTGACACAACGGACGCACGAGCCGTGCGTCCCTACAAATCGTTACTCGTCTACTCATTCCGATTCTCTCCAATCTACTATGCAGCAATACCTTGACCTGATAGAGCGTGTCCTCACCGAGGGCAACGAACGCAC is part of the Porphyromonas asaccharolytica DSM 20707 genome and harbors:
- a CDS encoding acyl-CoA dehydrogenase family protein, which translates into the protein MANFYTDNPHIQYHLQHPLMERIARLKERDYADADQYDYAPSDYADALDSYQRVLEVVGEVCGEVIAPNAAEVDLTGPTLHEGRVSYDPLTAQNLDTVRQTGLMGMALPRRYGGLNMPITPYIMAADMVSRADAGFENLWGLQDCAETLYEFGSEDQRERFLPRVCAGETMSMDLTEPDAGSDLQAVMLKATYNEADQQWYLNGVKRFITNGDSNIHLVLARSEEGTKDARGLSMFIYDAKKGGVTVRRIENKMGIKGVPTCELVFKDAPAELCGERRLGLIRYVMSLMNGARLGIMAQAVGISEAAYREAKAYAADRHQYGHAIDRFPAVYEMLALIRAKADATRAHLYETSRFVDMYKAYDDIARERKLTPEERKEQKYYSRLADAYTPIGKGMSTELANQNVYDCIQIYGGSGYMKDYTCERLYRDVRITNIYEGTTQLQVVAAIRHVTTGTYFARLEEYQQVAVSPEWQETKKLLASWIERAKACTELVTEAKDQTLLDYHARRLVEMCGHCIFAHLLLIAAQDRPDLYEHSTHVYIQYASGEMDKCEGQIRRFDPKQLQHYAVQTSTPAEA